A genome region from Camelina sativa cultivar DH55 chromosome 10, Cs, whole genome shotgun sequence includes the following:
- the LOC104718785 gene encoding uncharacterized protein LOC104718785, translating into MTALSLTLTSLPFSYAFSSTTCKSRASPPRITAVSLLDSTRRSELRQDRRRSIEAAVYGDIRSSDLSQVMELEDESDFEKLLSSDNRISITGFGSLLSERSARSTFPDLENFRIAKLQGFRRVFAHSAPIFFERGIANPVTKEISSLSVEPCEGESLVVTVFEIKSSEIPAFIRRELEFRFLAVVPETLEGKPYTNSAVLCSRYSDEEFLQIRCKGDKEIYFQHYGRFNIEKIWRDDILPCRLYLRHCVLAAKNLGDEAYNNFLDHTFLGDRKTTIREYLSTTGSGIMEEEPPEALRSRYGG; encoded by the exons atgaCTGCTCTCTCACTCACACTCACATCGTTACCATTCTCCTATGCGTTTTCCTCGACCACGTGCAAATCACGTGCCTCTCCTCCACGTATCACCGCTGTATCGTTGTTGGATTCTACCCGAAGATCGGAGCTTCGACAAGATCGTCGGCGATCAATTGAAGCAGCCGTGTATGGTGACATCCGCAGTTCCGATTTGTCGCAGGTGATGGAACTGGAAGATGAATCTGATTTCGAGAAGCTTCTCTCATCGGATAATCGGATCTCCATAACAGGCTTCGGTTCTCTTCTCTCCG AGAGAAGCGCGAGGAGTACATTCCCAGATTTGGAGAACTTCAGAATCGCGAAACTGCAAGGATTCAGAAGAGTTTTCGCACACTCCGCTCCGATCTTCTTCGAGCGTGGCATCGCGAATCCTGTAACTAAG GAGATTTCAAGTTTGAGTGTTGAGCCATGTGAAGGAGAGAGCCTTGTGGTTACTGTCTTTGAGATCAAAAGCTCTGAG ATTCCGGCTTTTATACGAAGGGAGCTTGAATTCAGGTTTCTTGCT GTTGTTCCTGAAACATTGGAAGGCAAACCTTACACCAATTCTGCG GTACTTTGTAGTCGATACAGTGATGAGGAGTTTCTCCAGATTAGATGCAAAG GAGACAAAGAGATTTACTTTCAACATTATGGAAGATTCAACATCGAGAAGATATGGCGGGACGACATCTTACCTTGTCGTCTCTATCTAAGACACTG TGTGTTGGCTGCTAAGAATCTTGGAGATGAAGCTTACAATAACTTTCTGGATCATACATTCTTGGGAGATCGAAAAACAACCATCAGAGAGTATTTAAGTACCACAGGGTCTGGTATCATGGAAGAAGAACCCCCGGAGGCTCTCAGGTCTAGATATGGAGGTTGA